A window from Neodiprion fabricii isolate iyNeoFabr1 chromosome 2, iyNeoFabr1.1, whole genome shotgun sequence encodes these proteins:
- the LOC124174604 gene encoding UDP-N-acetylglucosamine--peptide N-acetylglucosaminyltransferase 110 kDa subunit isoform X4: MDYQCVIVYTVISPSTTVAPSFRLQLESTISRPTPPGCISWIKSWIKRAVAAYLRALNLSPNNAVVHGNLACVYYEQGLIDLAIDTYRRAIELQPNFPDAYCNLANALKEKGQVVEAEECYNTALRLCPTHADSLNNLANIKREQGYIEEATRLYLKALEVFPEFAAAHSNLASVLQQQGKLNEALMHYKEAIRIQPTFADAYSNMGNTLKEMQDIQGALQCYTRAIQINPAFADAHSNLASIHKDSGNIPEAIQSYRTALKLKPDFPDAYCNLAHCLQIVCDWTDYEARMKKLVSIVAEQLDKNRLPSVHPHHSMLYPLSHEFRKAIAARHANLCIEKIHVLHKQPYKYPREIGSRLKIGYVSSDFGNHPTSHLMQSIPGLHEKNNVEIFCYALSVDDGTAFRAKIAREAEHFIDLSQIPCNGKAADRINADGIHILVNMNGYTKGARNEIFALRPAPVQVMWLGYPGTSGASFMDYLITDEVTSPLELANQYSEKLAYMPHTYFIGDHRQMFPHLKERLILTDKLNSKGKVADNVAVINATDLSPMMESTLIKEIREVIVPDSKKPLEISLKVAELPTTTPIETMIASGQCQMSVNGVVVQNGMATTQVNNKTATGEEVPQNIVITTRQQYGLPEDAVVYCNFNQLYKIDPLTLHMWAHILKHVPNSVLWLLRFPAVGEPNLQATAQQLGLAPGRILFSNVAAKEEHVRRGQLADVCLDTPLCNGHTTSMDVLWTGTPVVTLPGETLASRVAASQLNTLGAPELVARTRQEYQDIAVRLGTDREFLKGIRAKVWKARSESPLFNCKMYAHGMEMLYHRMWERYALGEKPDHVAAIEKSENQNQMSD, encoded by the exons ATGGATTACCAGTGTGTCATAGTTTATACGGTGATTTCACCATCGACTACGGTTGCACCGTCCTTTCGCCTTCAGCTGGAAAGCACCATATCTCGGCCAACACCTCCGGGATGCATTTCCTGGATCAAGTCCTGGATTAAGAG AGCCGTTGCTGCCTACCTACGAGCACTAAATCTCAGCCCGAACAATGCAGTCGTACATGGAAATTTGGCCTGCGTCTACTACGAACAGGG aCTCATCGATCTTGCGATCGACACTTATCGCCGGGCGATTGAACTTCAGCCAAACTTCCCAGATGCTTATTGCAATCTGGCGAACGCGCTTAAAGAAAAGGGCCAAGTCGTTGAGGCCGAGGAATGTTACAACACGGCATTGCGTCTTTGCCCGACTCACGCAGACTCCCTTAACAATCTG GCCAACATAAAACGAGAACAGGGATACATAGAAGAGGCGACACGTTTGTACTTGAAGGCGTTAGAAGTGTTTCCCGAATTTGCGGCGGCTCACAGCAATTTAGCTTCAGTTTTACAGCAGCAAGGAAAACTAAACGAAGCACTAATGCATTACAAGGAGGCAATACGCATACAGCCAACTTTTGCTGACGCGTATTCAAACATGGGAAACACCCTGAAGGAGATGCAGGACATCCAGGGAGCCCTTCAGTGTTACACAAGAGCTATACAGATTAATCCTGCATTTGCCGATGCCCATTCAAATTTGGCATCGATTCACAAAGACTCCGGAAATATTCCCGAGGCTATACAATCTTACAGAACCGCTCTTAAACTGAAGCCGGATTTTCCTGACGCTTATTGCAACCTCGCTCATTGTCTACAAATCGTTTGCGATTGGACTGATTACGAGGCCAGAATGAAGAAGCTCGTATCCATTGTCGCGGAACAACTGGACAAGAACAGGCTGCCCAGTGTTCATCCTCATCATTCCATGCTTTATCCGCTTTCTCACGAATTCAGGAAGGCCATCGCCGCCAGACACGCAAACTTGTGCATCGAGAAG ATCCACGTATTGCACAAACAGCCCTACAAATACCCACGGGAAATTGGATCACGTCTAAAGATTGGCTACGTGTCATCCGACTTTGGAAATCATCCGACCAGTCACTTGATGCAATCGATTCCCGGTCTTCACGAGAAGAATAACGTTGAGATATTTTGTTATGCCTTGAGCGTTGACGACGGCACAGCGTTTCGTGCCAAGATAGCGAGGGAAGCAGAACATTTCATAGATCTTTCGCAGATTCCGTGCAATGGCAAAGCCGCCGATCGTATAAACGCCGATGGAATTCACATTCTCGTCAATATGAACGGCTATACCAAAGGTGCCAGGAATGAAATATTCGCTCTCAGACCCGCCCCTGTTCAAGTTATGTGGCTCGGCTATCCAGGAACTTCCGGTGCCAGCTTCATGGACTATCTCATCACAGATGAAGTCACTTCACCACTTGAACTCGCCAATCAGTACAGCGAAAAACTCGCTTACATGCCGCATACATATTTTATCGGAGATCACAG ACAAATGTTCCCCCATTTGAAGGAACGTTTGATTTTAACGGACAAACTGAACTCTAAAGGAAAGGTTGCCGACAACGTGGCGGTGATAAACGCCACCGATCTTTCCCCGATGATGGAAAGTACATTGATAAAAGAAATCCGCGAGGTAATCGTACCGGATTCTAAGAAACCGTTAGAAATTTCACTCAAAGTTGCCGAACTACCAACGACAACACCGATCGAGACAATGATCGCTTCTGGTCAGTGTCAAATGTCCGTGAACGGGGTAGTCGTTCAGAATGGAATGGCGACTACGCAGGTTAACAACAAAACCGCAACCGGCGAAGAGGTGCCGCAAAATATCGTCATCACAACAAGACAGCAATACGGACTGCCGGAGGACGCGGTTGTCTACTGCAACTTCAATCAACTCTACAAAATCGATCCTCTCACTCTTCACATGTGGGCACAC ATTCTGAAACACGTGCCGAACTCTGTTCTTTGGCTACTTCGATTCCCAGCTGTCGGAGAACCGAATCTACAAGCCACAGCCCAGCAACTTGGTCTTGCACCCGGTAGAATTCTGTTCAGCAACGTCGCTGCGAAAGAGGAACACGTGAGGCGTGGACAACTCGCCGATGTCTGTCTTGACACCCCTCTCTGCAACGGTCACACGACGAGTATGGATGTTTTGTGGACTGGAACACCGGTCGTTACACTGCCCGGTGAAACTTTAGCATCTCGTGTCGCTGCTAGCCAATTGAACACTCTTGGAGCCCCCGAACTTGTCGCAAGAACGCGCCAGGAGTATCAGGATATCGCAGTGCGGCTTGGAACCGATCGTGAATT TTTGAAAGGGATTCGCGCCAAAGTTTGGAAGGCACGATCAGAGAGTCCACTGTTCAACTGCAAAATGTATGCACACGGGATGGAAATGCTGTATCATCGAATGTGGGAGAGGTACGCGCTAGGAGAGAAGCCGGACCACGTAGCAGCTATCGAGAAgtcagaaaaccagaaccaaatgtccgactAG